The following are from one region of the Pseudodesulfovibrio piezophilus C1TLV30 genome:
- a CDS encoding OmpA/MotB family protein, protein MNEREKNTITSFTSFDQMEGHASTPGMNDWAVPWSDLMMVMFVLFVVLFVYSETHQNVKVLFSQQSADEAQATSTLDPLIGLIGQISSRAGGQDKQESVNVTGSEVLYRSRIDGVTVVREGRDRIKVTLRGELFFAAGESTLKPDADQYLQEVARVVKLSVGTVHVVGYAAANEASGTRSFILSSQRATDVADYLMGKFAIAPKRIIVSGRGTYNPEVPETSEANHTMNRRVEIIITNEV, encoded by the coding sequence ATGAACGAGAGAGAAAAGAACACGATAACAAGCTTTACTTCATTTGACCAAATGGAAGGGCATGCCTCGACTCCTGGCATGAATGATTGGGCTGTACCCTGGTCTGACCTCATGATGGTCATGTTTGTTTTATTTGTGGTGTTGTTTGTATACTCAGAGACACATCAGAATGTGAAAGTACTCTTTAGTCAACAGAGTGCTGATGAAGCTCAGGCAACCAGCACTCTGGATCCCCTGATCGGCCTTATTGGGCAGATATCCAGTCGAGCCGGGGGACAAGATAAGCAGGAGAGTGTCAATGTGACTGGCAGTGAGGTCCTTTATAGGTCCAGAATTGATGGTGTCACTGTTGTACGAGAAGGACGGGACCGGATCAAAGTGACCCTACGCGGTGAACTTTTCTTTGCTGCCGGAGAATCCACTCTCAAACCAGATGCAGACCAATATCTCCAGGAAGTGGCCCGAGTTGTTAAACTGAGTGTAGGGACAGTCCATGTCGTGGGATACGCGGCCGCCAATGAAGCCTCGGGAACAAGGAGCTTTATCTTATCCAGTCAACGCGCAACAGATGTCGCTGATTATCTCATGGGAAAATTTGCTATCGCTCCCAAACGAATCATTGTGAGTGGCAGGGGCACCTATAACCCCGAAGTGCCGGAAACATCCGAGGCCAATCATACTATGAATAGACGGGTTGAAATTATAATTACCAATGAAGTTTGA
- a CDS encoding motility protein A, whose translation MMNKKNLAGVIVSLLIFVGSFLLTGTAAAYWNVAALLVVLSGLVAAMLLSYPVSHVKNAFMVARNTYLNGSVTSEEIVNTLLDLSVKSKVDGVLSLERNENSDISTFLKSGLMLLVDNYKEDEIRETLNVEMAFFNLRRQQSERFFLTMARTAPAFGVAGSVIGLIGLLMGINDTAVILKNIPVAFISTLYGLVLSHLIFSPIAENINYSTRAELLNQKLVLEGVVAISKEQNSYKLERKLVSFLSPSQRAGKTETLRKIRRKYVQKLQEPLETVGEDASPDLLKDATEAA comes from the coding sequence ATGATGAATAAGAAAAATCTGGCAGGCGTCATTGTCAGCCTTTTGATTTTCGTTGGAAGTTTTCTTTTGACCGGAACCGCTGCAGCGTATTGGAATGTTGCAGCTTTGCTGGTTGTTCTTTCAGGACTCGTTGCGGCAATGCTTCTCAGTTATCCAGTATCCCATGTCAAGAACGCATTTATGGTTGCGCGTAACACCTACTTGAATGGGAGTGTTACATCGGAAGAAATTGTCAATACTTTGCTTGATCTGTCCGTAAAAAGTAAAGTTGATGGTGTACTTTCGCTTGAGAGGAATGAAAATAGCGATATCAGCACCTTTCTTAAAAGTGGGCTGATGTTGCTCGTGGATAACTACAAGGAAGATGAAATTCGCGAAACATTGAATGTGGAAATGGCTTTTTTTAATCTTCGTCGCCAACAGAGTGAACGATTTTTTCTGACCATGGCACGAACAGCTCCTGCATTCGGTGTAGCGGGAAGTGTTATCGGGTTGATAGGTCTGCTTATGGGGATTAACGATACCGCAGTTATTCTTAAGAATATCCCGGTCGCATTTATTTCGACTCTCTACGGTTTGGTTCTGAGCCATTTGATATTTTCTCCCATCGCCGAAAATATCAATTATTCCACAAGAGCGGAACTCCTGAATCAAAAATTGGTTCTTGAAGGGGTCGTGGCTATTAGCAAAGAACAAAATTCTTATAAACTGGAACGCAAGCTGGTGTCCTTCCTGAGTCCGAGCCAACGCGCCGGAAAAACGGAAACTCTTCGTAAAATAAGGAGAAAGTACGTTCAAAAGCTCCAGGAACCTTTAGAGACCGTTGGCGAGGATGCTTCCCCTGATCTTCTGAAAGATGCAACAGAAGCTGCATAA
- a CDS encoding glucokinase: MAHILAADIGGTNSRFALFEYSGGRLEMVDSIWLKTHGASSFQELLSQLWASDFSAQPGTFQSGALAVAGAVQHGMVCENLPNAPWGVDLNEVSFGSVPVRLINDFVAQAYACRTLAVEDSLIIQHGIAEEIGVVGVIGAGTGLGYSALLHTHGTWIALPSEGGHMAFPFYGRAELEYAEFNCQRSGRNWAEGDSVVTGLGLSLIHEFLTGETLAPEDVSQSITQESETAKWFARFYGRACRNWALALMAHGGLFIAGGMAAKNTMLVNHPCFIEEFHNTHVYSNFLRSVPIKLNTNEESGLFGAAFYAQQLLGSE, encoded by the coding sequence ATGGCTCATATTTTGGCAGCAGACATCGGTGGAACCAACAGTCGTTTTGCCCTTTTTGAGTATTCGGGGGGACGGTTGGAAATGGTTGATTCCATCTGGCTGAAAACCCATGGCGCTTCATCTTTTCAAGAACTTCTCAGCCAGCTTTGGGCAAGCGATTTCTCTGCTCAGCCCGGAACATTTCAAAGCGGTGCTCTTGCTGTTGCCGGTGCGGTACAGCATGGGATGGTATGTGAAAATCTCCCCAATGCTCCATGGGGGGTCGATCTCAACGAAGTGTCATTTGGGAGTGTTCCAGTTCGGCTTATCAATGATTTCGTTGCCCAAGCCTATGCCTGTCGAACTCTTGCCGTAGAGGATTCACTGATTATACAGCATGGCATTGCTGAAGAAATCGGCGTTGTAGGGGTCATCGGGGCTGGGACAGGTCTTGGTTATTCGGCGTTGCTCCATACTCATGGGACATGGATAGCTCTGCCTTCCGAGGGAGGGCATATGGCTTTCCCTTTTTATGGTAGAGCTGAGTTGGAGTATGCCGAATTCAATTGTCAGCGCAGTGGGCGTAATTGGGCTGAGGGGGACAGCGTGGTTACCGGTCTGGGGCTGTCTTTGATTCACGAATTTTTGACAGGAGAAACGTTGGCTCCTGAGGACGTTTCTCAGAGTATCACCCAGGAGAGTGAAACCGCCAAGTGGTTTGCCAGATTTTACGGGAGAGCCTGTCGGAATTGGGCCCTTGCCCTGATGGCTCATGGGGGACTGTTCATTGCCGGTGGCATGGCCGCAAAAAATACCATGTTGGTAAATCATCCTTGTTTTATTGAAGAATTTCACAATACACACGTCTATTCAAATTTTTTACGATCTGTCCCAATCAAGCTCAATACCAATGAGGAAAGTGGGTTGTTTGGGGCAGCTTTTTATGCGCAACAGTTACTCGGAAGTGAGTGA
- a CDS encoding TVP38/TMEM64 family protein, with protein sequence MIHKYYLKRLALVLILVGIIACYILFDLGRFLSLEYLKSSRESFQALYNEHTFFVLAGYFMLYVLTTAFALPAATVISLAGGALFGLATGVFIVSFASTIGATLAFIMSRYLFRDWVQDKFGERLKKINEGVEREGAFYLFTLRLIPAIPFFVINTVMALTPMRLFTFYWVSQVGMFPATVIYINAGKELGQLESLSGLFSPSLIISFIILGLFPLVMKKTLSWIQARR encoded by the coding sequence ATGATACACAAATATTATCTGAAGCGTCTTGCTCTTGTATTGATTCTTGTTGGGATAATTGCTTGTTATATTCTCTTTGATTTGGGACGTTTTTTGTCTCTCGAATACCTCAAATCTTCTAGAGAAAGTTTCCAAGCTCTTTATAATGAACATACCTTTTTTGTTCTCGCCGGTTATTTTATGCTTTATGTCCTGACCACTGCTTTTGCCCTTCCCGCAGCGACAGTGATATCTCTCGCCGGTGGTGCTCTCTTCGGACTAGCAACGGGAGTATTCATCGTTTCTTTTGCCAGTACAATAGGGGCGACATTGGCCTTTATTATGTCGAGATACCTGTTCCGGGATTGGGTTCAGGATAAGTTTGGAGAACGTCTTAAAAAAATTAACGAAGGTGTTGAGAGAGAAGGGGCTTTTTACCTTTTCACTTTGAGGCTGATCCCCGCTATTCCTTTTTTTGTCATTAACACGGTTATGGCGCTGACACCCATGCGACTCTTTACCTTTTATTGGGTTTCGCAAGTGGGTATGTTCCCGGCTACCGTCATTTACATTAATGCCGGTAAAGAACTCGGGCAACTGGAATCTCTTTCCGGGTTATTTTCACCAAGTCTCATTATTTCGTTTATTATATTGGGGTTATTCCCTTTGGTCATGAAAAAGACATTGAGTTGGATTCAAGCCAGGAGATAG
- a CDS encoding dihydrolipoyl dehydrogenase family protein: protein MARYDFDIGILGGGAAGLTVASGAAQLGMKVLLLEKEMLLGGDCLHYGCVPSKTLIKTASVYHEMRRASDFGLPSFNLPPVDFRQVGSRIQSVIDAIQVHDSVDRFCQLGVQVDFGQASFVDSHTVEYGPKRVSAQFWVIATGSHSSIPVIPGLDGVDFLTNRDLFSLEALPKSLIIIGAGPIGCEMAQAFSRLGTDVTVLQRNCQVLSLEDGDMASVVQTTLQSEGVTVHLCAQTIKVSDKNNSIVVRYEIDGAEYSLEAEKLLVATGRSPSIEGLHLENAGVESDHKGVLVDHRLRTTQKHIFAAGDVTGRYQFTHAAGYEGGIVVSNVAFRLPRKVDYTWLPWCTYTEPELASIGLNEKAAKQAGREYSVLEESFTENDRAQAEGASVGRIKILLTKKGKPLGVQIVGPHAGEVLSEWVAILNGKTGLSTLASAIHPYPTVSEINKRVAGSILSQKIFSEPVRKTLRFFFGYQGKACKLD, encoded by the coding sequence ATGGCACGTTATGACTTTGATATAGGAATACTTGGTGGCGGAGCTGCCGGATTGACTGTCGCATCTGGAGCGGCTCAACTCGGTATGAAGGTTTTATTACTTGAGAAGGAAATGTTGCTTGGCGGTGATTGTCTCCACTATGGATGTGTACCAAGTAAGACCCTGATAAAGACGGCCTCGGTTTATCATGAGATGAGGAGAGCCTCGGATTTTGGGCTTCCTTCTTTCAATCTCCCCCCAGTGGATTTCCGACAAGTCGGGAGTAGGATTCAATCCGTTATTGATGCTATTCAAGTGCATGATTCGGTAGACAGATTTTGCCAACTTGGTGTGCAGGTCGACTTCGGTCAGGCTTCATTCGTGGACAGTCATACTGTTGAGTATGGGCCGAAACGGGTCTCGGCTCAATTCTGGGTGATTGCGACCGGGTCTCACTCTTCGATTCCGGTGATTCCCGGACTGGATGGCGTCGACTTTCTGACGAACCGAGACCTTTTTTCTTTGGAAGCGTTACCCAAGTCACTGATCATCATCGGGGCCGGGCCAATTGGTTGTGAGATGGCTCAGGCTTTTTCTCGTTTGGGGACTGATGTGACTGTTTTGCAACGGAATTGTCAGGTATTGTCTCTCGAAGATGGAGATATGGCCAGTGTTGTACAGACGACTTTGCAATCGGAAGGAGTCACTGTCCATCTCTGCGCCCAGACAATAAAAGTTTCTGATAAGAACAACTCTATCGTAGTTCGGTATGAAATAGATGGAGCAGAGTATAGTCTTGAGGCCGAAAAACTTTTGGTGGCAACAGGTCGGTCTCCGAGCATCGAGGGGCTGCATTTGGAGAATGCAGGTGTTGAGTCTGATCATAAAGGGGTGTTGGTCGATCATAGATTGAGAACAACGCAAAAGCATATTTTTGCGGCAGGGGACGTTACTGGTCGATATCAATTCACTCATGCTGCGGGGTATGAAGGGGGGATCGTCGTTTCCAATGTTGCGTTCAGACTTCCTCGCAAAGTTGATTATACATGGCTCCCCTGGTGTACATATACCGAACCGGAACTTGCTAGTATCGGGCTGAATGAAAAGGCGGCCAAGCAAGCGGGGAGAGAGTATTCCGTTTTGGAAGAGAGTTTTACGGAGAATGATCGTGCTCAAGCTGAGGGGGCCTCAGTTGGTAGAATTAAAATATTACTGACGAAAAAGGGAAAGCCCTTAGGCGTGCAGATTGTTGGCCCACATGCCGGGGAGGTTCTTTCAGAGTGGGTAGCTATTCTGAATGGAAAAACAGGCTTATCCACACTTGCTTCTGCTATTCATCCATACCCGACAGTGAGTGAAATCAACAAACGAGTCGCTGGCAGCATCCTTTCCCAGAAAATTTTTTCAGAACCGGTGCGAAAGACCCTTCGATTCTTTTTTGGGTATCAAGGAAAAGCCTGCAAGCTTGATTAA
- the gpt gene encoding xanthine phosphoribosyltransferase: protein MGDKSRYQKMFPVSWEQLHRDCRALSWRLMEKGPWKGIIAITRGGLVPAAILARELDIHLVDTICLSSYNWKEQGQAQVLKKIDNDGDGWLLIDDLVDTGKTAKIAQDMVPKAHFATVYAKPEGRPMVETYITEVSQDTWILFPWDAGSQFVEPIIQVVE, encoded by the coding sequence ATGGGTGATAAAAGCCGATATCAAAAGATGTTTCCAGTATCATGGGAGCAACTGCATAGGGATTGCCGGGCATTGTCATGGCGTCTGATGGAGAAAGGGCCTTGGAAAGGTATTATAGCAATTACGCGGGGGGGGCTTGTCCCGGCCGCCATACTCGCGCGTGAGCTTGATATTCATTTGGTGGATACTATCTGCCTTTCCAGTTATAATTGGAAAGAACAGGGGCAGGCTCAGGTTCTCAAAAAAATTGATAATGATGGCGATGGTTGGTTATTGATAGACGACCTCGTGGATACTGGAAAAACAGCTAAAATTGCTCAGGATATGGTGCCAAAAGCCCATTTTGCCACGGTTTATGCAAAGCCTGAAGGTCGGCCCATGGTCGAAACGTATATTACTGAAGTGAGCCAGGACACTTGGATTCTTTTTCCCTGGGATGCAGGTTCTCAATTTGTGGAACCAATTATTCAAGTTGTGGAATAG
- a CDS encoding BMP family ABC transporter substrate-binding protein translates to MKRMLKLLVVVASMAMMLSLFACGEAPQEEKTEALPPQAEAPEEAAKTVKAGFVYVSPVGDAGYSYSHDLGRKAVDALDFTETAFVESVPEGADSERVIRNMARKGFNVIFTTSFGYMDPTMKVAKEFPDVAFMHCSGFKKAENVSNYFGRIYQSRYLTGLVAGAMTKSNKLGYVAAFPIPEVIRGINAFAIGAREMNPDAEVRVVWTKTWYDPALEKDAAKSLLDAGCDVITQHQDSPAAQEAAQEAGAYSIGYNSDMASFAPKAHLTSAIWNWGPAYVKTVEQIKNGTWKGNQSAWWSMADGVVDIAPMGPMVPEDVKEIVLAHKAKLVAGDDTIFAGPLKNQNGEVVVTEGAVIPDGDLLGMTWFVEGVIGTTE, encoded by the coding sequence ATGAAAAGAATGCTGAAACTGCTCGTTGTCGTCGCTTCCATGGCGATGATGTTGTCTCTCTTCGCTTGTGGCGAAGCCCCTCAGGAAGAAAAAACGGAAGCATTGCCTCCTCAGGCAGAAGCACCAGAAGAGGCTGCCAAGACAGTTAAGGCTGGTTTTGTTTATGTTTCTCCCGTTGGTGACGCTGGATATTCTTACTCTCATGACCTTGGGCGTAAGGCTGTGGATGCATTGGACTTCACGGAGACCGCTTTTGTTGAGTCCGTTCCTGAAGGTGCAGATTCTGAACGTGTTATTCGTAATATGGCCCGCAAAGGGTTTAATGTTATCTTTACGACCAGTTTTGGCTATATGGACCCGACCATGAAGGTCGCCAAGGAATTCCCCGATGTGGCATTCATGCATTGTTCAGGTTTTAAAAAAGCTGAGAATGTCAGTAATTATTTCGGCCGAATCTATCAGTCTCGCTATCTGACCGGGCTTGTTGCCGGAGCCATGACCAAGTCCAACAAACTTGGGTATGTGGCTGCGTTTCCTATCCCCGAAGTCATTCGCGGTATCAATGCCTTTGCAATTGGTGCAAGAGAGATGAATCCCGATGCTGAAGTTCGTGTTGTCTGGACAAAAACATGGTATGATCCTGCGTTGGAAAAGGATGCAGCCAAGTCCTTGCTGGACGCCGGATGCGATGTCATTACTCAGCATCAGGATTCCCCGGCTGCACAGGAGGCTGCACAGGAGGCCGGTGCATATTCTATTGGGTATAATTCCGACATGGCATCTTTTGCTCCGAAGGCACATCTGACCTCTGCTATCTGGAACTGGGGACCTGCTTATGTCAAAACTGTTGAGCAAATAAAAAATGGTACCTGGAAGGGCAATCAGTCTGCATGGTGGTCCATGGCTGATGGTGTCGTTGACATCGCGCCGATGGGACCGATGGTTCCCGAAGATGTGAAGGAAATAGTCTTAGCACACAAGGCCAAGCTCGTGGCAGGGGATGACACTATCTTTGCAGGACCTCTCAAGAATCAGAACGGCGAGGTTGTCGTGACCGAAGGAGCCGTTATCCCTGATGGTGATTTGCTTGGTATGACCTGGTTCGTTGAAGGTGTTATTGGCACCACAGAATAA
- a CDS encoding ABC transporter permease, which produces MLKIRKREEPWKWGALVIFLGALLFSLGVSALLLAVQGKDALYGMDILWQGSFGHLWALEGALLKAIPLFLCSLGVAVAFRMQIWNIGAEGQFALGAIGATWMALSFPDLPAFFLLPLMFFMAFILGGLWALIPAFLRLKLRVNEIISTLMLNYIAILLLDYLVFGVWKDPKSFGFPMTAEFPSNAVIGSIGGSKVHWGLLFCVCVGVVLWAFMRFTRLGFELKASGEGARVAKYAKIRYGMLVMFVMGLSGGFAGFAGCIETSAVLNRLQPSLMVGYGYTAIVVAWLARLEPLYIALGSFLLAALRVGVENLQLELQIPAAFGVIMEGMILLTVLAGQFFLMYKLERKPRSQD; this is translated from the coding sequence GTGCTAAAAATAAGAAAAAGAGAAGAACCCTGGAAGTGGGGCGCCCTGGTAATATTCCTGGGCGCCCTGCTCTTTTCACTTGGGGTGAGTGCATTGCTCCTTGCTGTTCAAGGGAAGGATGCCTTGTATGGCATGGATATTTTATGGCAGGGAAGTTTTGGGCATTTGTGGGCCTTGGAAGGAGCTTTGCTCAAAGCCATTCCGCTCTTTCTCTGCTCTTTAGGTGTGGCTGTGGCCTTTAGAATGCAGATATGGAATATCGGTGCAGAAGGACAGTTTGCCCTTGGAGCCATTGGGGCAACCTGGATGGCACTTTCTTTTCCGGACCTTCCGGCTTTCTTTCTTCTCCCCCTGATGTTTTTCATGGCCTTTATTCTTGGGGGGCTTTGGGCATTAATCCCAGCTTTTCTCAGACTCAAGCTTCGTGTGAACGAGATTATTTCGACCCTCATGTTGAACTACATTGCCATATTGCTCCTGGACTATCTTGTTTTCGGTGTGTGGAAAGACCCCAAGAGTTTTGGATTTCCCATGACGGCTGAATTCCCTTCCAACGCTGTTATCGGTAGCATCGGTGGCAGCAAAGTTCATTGGGGTTTACTGTTTTGTGTGTGTGTTGGTGTTGTCTTGTGGGCATTCATGCGCTTTACCCGGCTTGGTTTTGAACTCAAGGCGAGTGGTGAAGGTGCTCGTGTCGCCAAATATGCCAAGATTCGCTATGGAATGCTTGTTATGTTTGTAATGGGATTATCCGGCGGATTCGCTGGATTTGCAGGTTGTATCGAAACTTCCGCAGTTCTCAACCGATTGCAGCCGAGCCTTATGGTCGGTTATGGTTACACTGCCATTGTTGTCGCATGGCTCGCTCGGCTTGAACCCCTCTATATTGCCTTGGGGTCCTTCCTCTTGGCTGCTCTCCGTGTGGGAGTCGAAAATCTTCAGCTTGAATTGCAGATTCCTGCAGCATTCGGTGTCATCATGGAAGGAATGATTTTACTGACTGTTTTGGCAGGACAGTTTTTTCTGATGTATAAGCTGGAACGCAAGCCGCGTTCACAGGATTAG
- a CDS encoding ABC transporter permease: MWEFLIPLLAATVQSGTPILYATLGEMMTEKGGVLNLGVEGTMAVSALAAFIVSSLTGSPWLGFLAGGCAGMAFGALHGFVCIICLGNQVVSGLALTILGLGLTNYLGVPYVGLSSPGFSPFDFPLLSQIPVLGDIFFKHDMLVYISFIVPVLFWFFFKRTSLGLHITATGEMPVAASAVGLKPRALRYVAVIAGGFLIGLGGAYLSLAYTHLWTNGLSGGRGWIAVALVIFAFWRPGRAVIGAYLFGGVMAFQLRLQAMGTHLPSSLLLMLPYLLTIFVLILSAARGRRIDAPAALGTNIEPEG; the protein is encoded by the coding sequence ATGTGGGAATTTTTGATACCGCTGCTGGCCGCGACTGTGCAATCTGGCACTCCCATCCTTTATGCCACTCTCGGTGAGATGATGACTGAGAAAGGCGGAGTACTTAATCTTGGTGTGGAAGGAACCATGGCTGTGTCAGCCTTGGCAGCGTTTATAGTCAGTTCGTTGACAGGGTCGCCGTGGCTGGGCTTTCTAGCCGGAGGCTGTGCCGGGATGGCATTTGGCGCATTGCATGGTTTTGTTTGTATAATCTGCTTGGGAAATCAGGTGGTTTCCGGGTTGGCTTTGACCATACTTGGACTGGGATTGACTAATTATCTTGGGGTTCCGTATGTCGGTCTTTCCAGTCCGGGGTTTTCTCCATTTGATTTTCCTTTACTTTCTCAGATTCCGGTGTTGGGAGATATCTTTTTCAAACACGACATGCTTGTGTACATTTCTTTTATAGTTCCTGTTCTGTTTTGGTTCTTTTTCAAAAGGACAAGTCTGGGGCTTCACATTACAGCAACTGGTGAAATGCCAGTAGCCGCGAGTGCTGTCGGTCTTAAGCCAAGAGCCTTGCGATATGTTGCTGTCATTGCGGGGGGCTTCCTTATCGGTTTGGGAGGAGCATATCTCTCCTTGGCGTATACCCACCTATGGACCAATGGACTATCCGGAGGGCGGGGCTGGATCGCTGTTGCTTTAGTCATTTTTGCTTTTTGGCGTCCTGGAAGGGCGGTTATTGGAGCCTATCTTTTTGGTGGTGTTATGGCATTTCAACTGAGACTTCAGGCTATGGGGACTCATTTACCCTCTTCTCTTCTTCTCATGCTGCCATATCTTCTGACTATTTTTGTCTTGATCCTTTCAGCTGCGCGTGGACGTCGTATTGATGCTCCTGCGGCTTTGGGTACTAATATAGAGCCGGAAGGATAA
- a CDS encoding ABC transporter ATP-binding protein, producing the protein MAEFKFIRPTRVRLLAEGTQPVVSLQGVTKRFGKVTANDSITLDIYPGRIKALLGENGAGKSTMMSMLAGRYRPDEGQIKVDGNPVRFSSSKDAIAAGIGMVYQHFMLVESMTVAENVLLGQEGGFWVNPDNMIRRVGDLADRYGLEIDPSVRVCDLSMGEKQIVEILKLLYRESRILIFDEPTAVLTPEETNRLFEALWRMTEQGKSIIFISHKLEEVIALADEIAILRKGKIEGELDPNAIQSKAELASRMVGREVLLEVDRQPVEIGHTVLQVSNMTGMGLENIDFEVRQGEIVALVGVAGNGQKALVEAVTGLVKPPVDTVFIMGQPWRQFFAESTWNRSMCYIPEDRLGLATLRNQNLVDNLLLTTRKGFSKGPWLNKKQAEKDTIDLIEKFDIRPGRIHALAWQLSGGNLQKAVLARELFREPRFIVAEQPTQGLDVSATEEVWNRLLEARNLAGILLVTGDLNEALQLADRVAVIYRGQILGMLSSSDPEISGKIGPLMAGITD; encoded by the coding sequence ATGGCGGAGTTTAAATTTATTCGTCCGACAAGAGTTCGTCTTTTAGCAGAAGGAACTCAACCTGTCGTGAGTCTGCAAGGCGTTACCAAACGATTTGGTAAAGTCACGGCCAACGATTCCATCACCCTTGATATTTATCCTGGTCGCATAAAAGCCTTGCTCGGTGAAAACGGTGCTGGCAAATCAACTATGATGAGTATGCTTGCCGGTCGCTATCGCCCTGATGAAGGGCAGATCAAAGTTGATGGGAATCCGGTTCGTTTTTCTTCTTCCAAGGATGCCATCGCTGCGGGGATAGGCATGGTCTACCAGCATTTTATGCTTGTTGAATCTATGACCGTTGCCGAAAATGTTCTTCTTGGACAGGAAGGCGGATTCTGGGTCAATCCTGATAATATGATTCGCCGAGTTGGCGACTTGGCCGATAGGTATGGCTTGGAAATTGATCCCTCTGTTCGGGTCTGTGATCTTTCCATGGGAGAAAAGCAGATTGTTGAAATTCTCAAGCTGCTCTACAGGGAGAGTCGGATTCTTATTTTTGATGAACCGACGGCTGTTTTAACGCCTGAGGAGACAAACAGACTTTTCGAAGCGCTGTGGCGAATGACAGAGCAGGGTAAATCCATCATTTTCATCAGCCATAAATTGGAAGAGGTCATTGCTTTGGCTGATGAAATTGCCATTCTTCGCAAAGGGAAGATTGAGGGGGAACTCGACCCCAATGCTATTCAGTCAAAAGCAGAGCTGGCATCCCGCATGGTAGGGAGGGAAGTTCTCCTTGAGGTTGACCGTCAACCAGTTGAGATCGGCCATACTGTGCTTCAGGTCTCGAATATGACCGGAATGGGGCTTGAAAATATCGATTTTGAAGTTAGGCAAGGGGAGATTGTTGCCCTTGTCGGAGTTGCTGGCAACGGGCAGAAAGCGTTGGTTGAAGCGGTCACTGGCCTTGTCAAACCTCCTGTTGATACTGTTTTTATTATGGGGCAACCTTGGCGTCAGTTCTTTGCTGAATCCACCTGGAATCGCTCCATGTGCTATATTCCGGAAGATAGGTTAGGCCTTGCAACTCTTCGTAATCAGAATCTAGTAGATAATTTGCTTTTAACGACGCGCAAGGGATTTTCCAAAGGTCCATGGCTGAACAAGAAACAGGCTGAGAAAGATACCATTGATCTCATTGAGAAATTTGATATTCGGCCTGGTCGAATCCATGCCCTCGCGTGGCAGCTTTCAGGAGGGAATCTCCAGAAGGCTGTTTTGGCGAGGGAGCTTTTTAGGGAGCCTCGTTTTATTGTCGCTGAACAGCCAACACAAGGACTTGATGTTTCGGCCACGGAAGAGGTCTGGAACCGGTTACTGGAGGCTCGGAATCTTGCGGGAATCCTCCTGGTGACCGGAGATCTGAATGAAGCGTTGCAATTGGCAGATCGTGTTGCTGTCATCTATCGAGGACAGATCTTAGGTATGCTGTCGTCTTCTGATCCTGAAATCTCGGGGAAAATCGGCCCTCTCATGGCTGGAATTACAGATTAA